The following are from one region of the Bradyrhizobium sediminis genome:
- a CDS encoding M23 family peptidase, which produces MAPGGDALGTKAVRSVTRSLASFVLLVAGTVTVAADEFRTPSVSAVRVEWPAVLDQLRSEINTQPAVASDFAFTGQRRLLPPFDPRTMPALVQLNAVTSQVFNGIGRSRVPVLLPFDAAAFLEARRNGAPDGLSLSRYQADFRPVDLFDAGPAGYDAVFSLQPGAGDGMSQRTFARPVEVQITGSILLYDISDPQGGKGEPVKSLTAQFPDLRRFIREGYVRYAFTRFGVPYVVSIQCLDSTPRPRRLACREAYPVAERFLKALRVAGGQPSRSRMDIPSVVAERPLQRAADFTYRPPGDIIANTGLRKQGGRVDFTTYSQIRFPLEKPPAFAHSQSFRKRRATDEAAGSHAGYPWQDNFCEARSFNVGQCGGGFGHQGQDIRPGECATAGQEGGDKCDPKQQGVVAVRDSVVIRAPKQQAVTLQVNSRTEHIRFRYMHMNPASLDADGILNGRNVAEGERFGVVSNYLDRPNGTSRHLHFDVQVFTRDGWIWVNPYVTLISAYERLIRGRGREVGPQAAAAAAAAAPAVAHALPEQVAAPNAREGSEN; this is translated from the coding sequence CTGGCGCCGGGGGGCGACGCATTGGGTACCAAGGCTGTCCGGTCCGTCACACGTTCGCTGGCATCTTTCGTCTTGCTTGTTGCCGGCACGGTCACTGTTGCCGCGGATGAATTCCGGACGCCTTCGGTCTCCGCCGTGCGCGTCGAGTGGCCCGCCGTGCTCGATCAGCTGCGAAGCGAGATCAACACCCAGCCGGCGGTAGCCTCCGACTTCGCCTTCACTGGCCAGCGCCGGCTGCTCCCGCCGTTCGATCCGCGCACCATGCCGGCGCTGGTGCAGCTCAACGCGGTGACCTCGCAGGTATTCAACGGTATCGGGCGCAGCCGGGTGCCGGTGTTGTTGCCGTTCGATGCCGCGGCGTTTCTCGAAGCGCGACGCAACGGCGCGCCCGATGGCCTGTCGTTGTCGCGCTACCAGGCGGACTTCCGGCCCGTCGACCTGTTCGACGCCGGTCCGGCCGGCTACGATGCGGTGTTTTCGCTTCAACCCGGCGCCGGCGACGGCATGTCGCAACGGACCTTTGCCAGGCCGGTCGAAGTGCAGATCACCGGCTCGATCCTGCTCTACGACATCAGCGATCCCCAGGGCGGCAAGGGCGAGCCGGTCAAGTCGCTTACGGCGCAATTCCCGGATCTGCGCCGCTTCATCCGGGAAGGCTATGTGCGCTATGCCTTCACCCGCTTCGGCGTTCCCTATGTGGTGTCGATCCAGTGCCTGGACTCGACACCGCGGCCGCGGCGGCTGGCCTGCCGCGAGGCCTACCCCGTCGCCGAGCGCTTCCTGAAGGCGCTACGCGTCGCCGGCGGCCAGCCGTCGCGGTCGCGCATGGACATTCCTTCCGTCGTGGCCGAACGACCGCTTCAGCGCGCTGCGGATTTCACCTATCGGCCGCCCGGCGACATCATCGCCAACACCGGCCTTCGCAAGCAGGGCGGTCGCGTCGATTTCACCACCTATTCGCAGATCCGCTTTCCGCTGGAAAAGCCCCCGGCCTTCGCCCATTCGCAATCGTTCCGGAAGCGCCGCGCGACCGACGAGGCGGCCGGCAGCCATGCGGGATATCCCTGGCAGGATAATTTTTGCGAGGCTCGCAGTTTCAACGTGGGCCAGTGCGGCGGCGGCTTTGGCCATCAGGGCCAGGATATCCGCCCCGGGGAATGTGCGACCGCAGGCCAGGAAGGCGGCGACAAATGCGATCCCAAGCAGCAGGGGGTGGTCGCGGTCCGCGACAGCGTCGTGATCCGCGCACCGAAGCAGCAGGCGGTGACGCTGCAGGTCAACAGCCGCACCGAGCACATCCGCTTCCGCTACATGCATATGAACCCGGCGAGCCTCGATGCCGACGGCATCCTGAACGGACGCAACGTCGCGGAAGGCGAAAGGTTCGGTGTGGTTTCGAATTACCTCGACCGTCCCAACGGCACCAGCCGCCATTTGCACTTCGACGTCCAGGTGTTCACGCGCGACGGCTGGATCTGGGTCAACCCCTACGTCACCCTGATCTCGGCCTATGAGCGACTGATCCGCGGCCGCGGCCGCGAGGTCGGACCGCAGGCTGCTGCTGCCGCGGCGGCTGCTGCGCCCGCGGTGGCCCATGCCCTGCCGGAGCAGGTTGCCGCTCCCAATGCGAGGGAAGGCAGCGAGAACTGA
- a CDS encoding carboxymuconolactone decarboxylase family protein has product MSHARSEYEDFKALAPDAYDAVMALGQAAAKAGIDKQLLELIKLRASQINGCAFCVQYHILQGERLGMSADKLNLVVVWREAPLFSARERAALAWTEALTLLPGGVSDEAYAEASAEFSEKELMYLTSAIASINVWNRFGAGYRWTPPARKPAPQAAAS; this is encoded by the coding sequence ATGTCACACGCTCGCAGCGAATACGAAGACTTCAAGGCGCTGGCGCCCGATGCCTACGACGCGGTGATGGCGCTCGGCCAGGCCGCCGCCAAGGCCGGCATCGACAAGCAACTGCTGGAACTGATCAAGCTGCGCGCCTCGCAGATCAACGGCTGCGCCTTCTGCGTGCAGTATCACATTCTGCAGGGCGAAAGGCTCGGCATGTCCGCCGACAAGCTCAACCTCGTCGTGGTCTGGCGCGAGGCGCCGCTGTTTTCCGCGCGCGAGCGCGCCGCGCTGGCGTGGACCGAGGCGCTGACATTGCTGCCCGGCGGTGTCAGCGACGAAGCCTATGCGGAAGCGAGCGCCGAGTTTTCCGAGAAGGAACTGATGTATCTGACGTCCGCGATCGCCTCGATCAATGTCTGGAACCGGTTCGGCGCCGGCTATCGCTGGACCCCGCCGGCGCGGAAGCCGGCGCCGCAGGCCGCGGCGTCATAG
- a CDS encoding MarR family winged helix-turn-helix transcriptional regulator, with the protein MRKMAASAKSRRSRKAPKRRKSGPAKKSAPAAKKPAPVPALAGVRPPPPGRGKRGERGYLAYLLRQAQAASRLTMERALADLGVTPPQFVVLTMLRAYPGLSGADLARVALLTPQTVGVIIRNLERSGAIRKTPHPVHGRVLMWTLTRRGGTLLEKCRRHVQAVERRLTAGLSAKAQATVRRWLSKIAADLSQEA; encoded by the coding sequence ATGCGCAAGATGGCAGCGTCGGCAAAATCGCGCCGGTCCCGAAAAGCGCCGAAACGGCGAAAATCGGGGCCCGCGAAAAAATCCGCGCCGGCGGCGAAAAAGCCCGCCCCGGTTCCGGCGCTGGCCGGCGTCCGCCCGCCGCCGCCCGGCCGGGGCAAGCGCGGCGAAAGAGGCTACCTCGCCTATCTGCTGCGGCAAGCCCAGGCCGCGAGCCGGCTGACAATGGAACGGGCGCTCGCCGACCTCGGCGTCACCCCACCGCAATTCGTCGTGCTGACCATGCTCCGGGCCTATCCCGGCCTGTCCGGCGCGGACCTTGCCCGGGTGGCGCTGCTGACCCCGCAGACCGTCGGCGTCATCATCCGCAACCTGGAACGATCGGGCGCCATCCGGAAGACCCCCCACCCCGTGCACGGGCGGGTGCTGATGTGGACGCTGACCCGCCGCGGCGGCACCCTGCTCGAAAAATGCCGCAGGCATGTTCAGGCCGTGGAACGGCGGCTGACAGCCGGGCTTTCTGCCAAGGCGCAGGCGACGGTGCGGCGCTGGCTGTCCAAAATTGCCGCAGATCTATCGCAGGAAGCCTAG
- a CDS encoding lytic murein transglycosylase: MKSSDSLTTPTRRAVLQSGLAAGALLAQPVAAFAAAPPGFDQWRDGFRTRALAKGISDATWTRVMGRIEPDMSVFKKMAKQPEFHEQIWQYVNRRASDWRIIAGKEALRKNEALFARIEQDFGVERGTLLALWGVESAYGDPLVQQNHMRPVFPSLAALAWNEPRRRAYWETELINALKIVDRGWGTPEEMRGSWAGAMGHTQWMPEVWLNVGMDYDRDGRVSPFGRPDDALGSSARYLVNRGKYHRGEHWGYEVRASGASSSGNRSYAAWANAGVKRADGEPFPQPNASAQMWVPVSGGPAFLLGPNFYAVKSYNPSMNYALAICHLGDRILGGPPFIQPFPGSERALTLAEVQEMQTRLTKAGFDTGGTDGRVGNDTMKAVKDYQTRMGLLPADGYGGLKVLARLRQGG, encoded by the coding sequence ATGAAATCATCTGATTCTCTGACTACACCGACCCGCCGCGCCGTGCTGCAGTCCGGCCTTGCCGCGGGAGCCCTGCTCGCGCAGCCGGTTGCGGCGTTTGCTGCGGCCCCGCCCGGCTTTGACCAGTGGCGCGACGGCTTTCGCACCCGGGCGCTGGCGAAGGGCATTTCGGACGCGACCTGGACCCGCGTGATGGGCCGCATCGAGCCCGATATGTCCGTGTTCAAGAAGATGGCGAAGCAGCCGGAATTTCACGAGCAGATCTGGCAATACGTCAACCGCCGCGCCTCCGATTGGCGCATCATCGCCGGCAAGGAGGCCTTACGGAAAAACGAGGCGCTGTTCGCGCGGATCGAACAGGATTTCGGGGTCGAGCGCGGCACGCTGCTGGCGTTGTGGGGCGTCGAGTCGGCTTACGGCGATCCGCTGGTGCAGCAGAACCACATGCGCCCGGTATTTCCCTCGCTCGCGGCACTCGCCTGGAACGAGCCGCGCCGCCGCGCCTATTGGGAAACCGAACTGATCAACGCCCTGAAGATCGTCGACCGCGGCTGGGGCACGCCGGAGGAAATGCGCGGCTCCTGGGCCGGCGCGATGGGCCATACCCAGTGGATGCCGGAAGTCTGGCTCAATGTCGGCATGGACTATGACAGGGACGGAAGGGTGTCGCCGTTCGGCAGACCCGACGACGCCCTCGGCTCCAGCGCGCGCTACCTCGTCAATCGCGGCAAATATCACCGCGGCGAACATTGGGGCTATGAGGTGCGCGCGTCGGGCGCGTCATCCAGCGGCAACCGCAGCTACGCGGCCTGGGCCAACGCCGGGGTGAAGCGCGCCGACGGCGAGCCGTTTCCGCAACCCAATGCGAGCGCGCAGATGTGGGTGCCGGTATCAGGCGGCCCGGCGTTCCTGTTGGGTCCAAATTTCTACGCGGTGAAGAGTTACAATCCCTCGATGAACTACGCGCTGGCGATCTGCCATCTCGGCGACCGCATTCTCGGCGGCCCGCCCTTCATCCAGCCCTTCCCCGGCTCGGAACGCGCATTGACGCTCGCCGAAGTGCAGGAAATGCAGACGCGATTGACAAAAGCCGGCTTCGACACCGGCGGCACCGACGGCCGCGTCGGCAACGACACCATGAAGGCGGTCAAGGATTATCAGACCAGGATGGGGCTATTGCCGGCCGACGGTTACGGCGGGCTGAAGGTGCTGGCACGGTTAAGACAGGGCGGATAG
- a CDS encoding SDR family NAD(P)-dependent oxidoreductase, with protein MTGQVQDKVALVTGGSSGIGAAVAELLAREGATVVVTDIDDLKGPEVVAGIKKGGHEAVFLHQDVTNEPRWAEVVAEVEKRFGRLDILVSNAGIGISVPSIVHMSLEDWRRQTAINLDGVFLSVKHCLPAMRRRGGGSIIMMSSLAGLRGAQTLAGYCATKGGVRLFAKAIAMECASFGDGIRVNSVHPGIIDTPIWGKIPMEASGSGTNAPIDPEERARLAAPLGRAGHAMEIAQGVLYLASDASRYVTGTELVIDGGMNAGGVVRQG; from the coding sequence ATGACGGGGCAGGTTCAAGACAAGGTCGCACTGGTCACGGGCGGTTCGTCCGGCATCGGCGCGGCGGTCGCCGAGTTGCTGGCGCGCGAGGGCGCCACGGTTGTCGTGACCGATATCGACGACCTCAAAGGGCCCGAAGTTGTTGCCGGCATCAAGAAAGGCGGTCATGAGGCGGTGTTCCTGCATCAGGATGTGACCAATGAGCCTCGCTGGGCGGAAGTGGTTGCCGAAGTCGAAAAACGCTTCGGCCGGCTGGATATCCTGGTGTCGAATGCGGGTATCGGAATTTCGGTGCCGTCGATCGTGCACATGTCGCTGGAAGACTGGCGGCGGCAGACCGCGATCAATCTCGACGGCGTATTTCTTTCGGTGAAGCATTGCCTGCCCGCGATGCGCCGGCGCGGCGGCGGCTCGATCATCATGATGTCGTCGCTGGCGGGCCTGCGCGGCGCGCAAACGCTGGCCGGCTATTGCGCGACCAAGGGCGGCGTGCGGCTGTTTGCGAAAGCGATCGCGATGGAGTGCGCGTCTTTCGGCGACGGCATCCGGGTCAATTCGGTACATCCCGGGATCATCGACACCCCGATCTGGGGCAAGATTCCGATGGAAGCGTCGGGCAGCGGAACCAATGCCCCGATCGATCCCGAAGAACGCGCGCGGCTCGCCGCGCCGCTCGGCCGCGCCGGCCATGCCATGGAAATTGCGCAGGGCGTTTTGTATCTGGCGTCCGATGCGTCGCGCTATGTGACCGGGACCGAGCTCGTGATCGACGGCGGTATGAACGCGGGCGGGGTGGTGAGGCAGGGGTGA
- the recJ gene encoding single-stranded-DNA-specific exonuclease RecJ, with protein MTLPASALPVEAPPAFLGVARSATGKLWRDRLDARGAARALAIAQRYQLPEMLARVLAGRGVELDAVEDFLDPTIRKLMPDPHTVTQMEAAAKRIADAATRREKVAIFGDYDVDGATSAALLAWHLRHCGLDPLVHIPDRIFEGYGPNIEAIRMLAGKGATLLVTVDCGTTSLEPLAEARRQGMSVVVIDHHQCGDELPDVDALVNPNRPDDLSGLGHLAAVGLVLVTLVAVNRELRSRGFWTAEMPEPDLLGMLHHVALGTVADVAPLTGLNRAFVAKGLIAMRRRDHVGHTALMDVSRLNGPPEAWHLGFMLGPRINAGGRIGRADLGVRLLLEGDISEAARIAAELDRLNTERRVIEQMAEAQAEAEALASLGLEDKGSVIVTASEGWHPGVVGLVASRLKEKFSRPAFAIALEPGGIGTGSGRSISGVDLGKAVRQAVHDGLLLKGGGHAMAAGVTLRKEKLAEFRAYMETALAADVANSRHDNELFIDGAVSARSVTPEFAATLNRAGPFGAGNPEPVVALPSHQLVYADEVGQAHLRLRFKAGDGAIVNGIAFRSVGQKLGHALIGHRGQPLHVAGSLAVDRWQGTERVQFRVIDVAVPDPGPAVIR; from the coding sequence ATGACGCTCCCCGCATCCGCATTGCCCGTCGAAGCGCCCCCGGCATTTCTCGGCGTCGCGCGCTCCGCGACCGGAAAGCTGTGGCGCGACCGGCTCGATGCGCGGGGGGCGGCGCGGGCGCTGGCGATCGCGCAGCGCTATCAATTGCCGGAAATGCTCGCGCGGGTGCTGGCGGGGCGCGGGGTCGAGCTCGACGCGGTCGAGGATTTTCTCGATCCGACCATCCGCAAGCTGATGCCCGATCCCCATACCGTGACGCAGATGGAAGCCGCCGCCAAGCGCATCGCGGACGCCGCGACCCGCCGCGAGAAGGTGGCGATCTTCGGCGATTACGATGTCGACGGCGCGACCTCGGCGGCGCTGCTGGCGTGGCACCTTCGCCATTGCGGGCTTGACCCGCTGGTCCATATTCCCGACCGGATTTTCGAAGGCTACGGCCCCAATATTGAGGCGATCCGCATGCTCGCGGGCAAGGGCGCCACGCTGCTGGTGACGGTGGATTGCGGCACCACCAGCCTCGAGCCGCTGGCGGAAGCGCGGCGGCAGGGGATGTCGGTCGTGGTCATCGACCATCATCAATGTGGCGACGAATTGCCCGATGTCGACGCGCTGGTGAATCCGAACCGGCCCGACGATCTCTCGGGTCTCGGCCACCTTGCCGCGGTCGGTCTCGTGCTGGTGACGCTGGTCGCGGTTAACCGGGAACTGCGCAGCCGCGGCTTCTGGACCGCCGAAATGCCCGAGCCAGATCTGCTGGGCATGCTGCATCATGTCGCGCTCGGCACCGTCGCCGATGTCGCGCCCCTGACCGGGCTCAACCGCGCCTTTGTCGCCAAGGGCCTGATCGCGATGCGGCGTCGCGATCATGTCGGCCATACCGCGCTGATGGATGTGTCGCGGCTGAACGGTCCGCCGGAAGCCTGGCATCTCGGCTTCATGCTGGGGCCGCGCATCAATGCCGGTGGGCGGATCGGGCGCGCTGATCTCGGCGTGCGGCTGCTGCTGGAGGGCGATATCTCCGAAGCCGCACGGATCGCCGCCGAGCTCGACCGTCTCAACACCGAGCGCCGCGTCATCGAGCAGATGGCCGAGGCGCAGGCCGAAGCCGAAGCGCTGGCCTCGCTCGGACTGGAAGACAAGGGCTCGGTCATCGTCACCGCCTCGGAAGGCTGGCATCCCGGCGTGGTCGGTCTCGTCGCCTCCAGGCTGAAGGAAAAATTCTCGCGGCCCGCGTTTGCCATCGCGCTGGAGCCGGGCGGGATCGGCACCGGCTCCGGCCGCTCGATCTCCGGCGTCGATCTCGGCAAGGCGGTGCGGCAGGCCGTTCATGACGGGCTGTTGCTGAAGGGCGGCGGCCACGCCATGGCTGCCGGCGTCACGCTGCGCAAGGAGAAGCTGGCGGAATTCCGCGCCTATATGGAAACCGCGCTTGCCGCTGACGTCGCCAATTCGCGGCACGACAACGAGCTGTTCATCGACGGCGCGGTGAGCGCGCGCAGCGTGACGCCGGAATTTGCCGCTACCCTGAACCGCGCCGGCCCCTTCGGCGCCGGCAATCCCGAGCCGGTGGTGGCGCTGCCGTCGCATCAGCTGGTCTACGCCGATGAAGTCGGCCAGGCGCATTTGCGGCTGCGCTTCAAGGCCGGCGACGGCGCCATCGTCAACGGCATCGCGTTTCGCTCGGTTGGGCAGAAGCTCGGCCACGCCCTGATCGGACATCGCGGGCAGCCGCTGCATGTCGCGGGATCGCTCGCGGTCGATCGCTGGCAGGGCACCGAGCGCGTGCAGTTCCGGGTCATCGACGTCGCGGTGCCGGATCCGGGCCCGGCGGTGATCAGGTAG
- a CDS encoding haloacid dehalogenase type II, whose amino-acid sequence MSDSSAVKALVFDVFGTCVDWRTSLIDDFTKWSETRGIKADWTALVDGWRAVYAGSMDEVRKHPERGYMILDTLHRQSLEKLVAQFKISGLTEADLHHLTMGWHRLHAWPDTVAGLTRLKTKYIISPLSNGNVALLTDMAKFARLPWDLIMSAELFEHYKPDPETYLGAAKLLCLPPEQVMMVAAHNNDLKAAQQLGLKTAFVARPTEYGPHQKYDFEANGDWDIVAKDFNGIAERMGC is encoded by the coding sequence ATGTCCGATAGTTCCGCTGTCAAGGCGCTGGTGTTCGATGTGTTCGGCACCTGCGTCGACTGGCGCACCAGCCTGATCGATGATTTCACCAAGTGGTCGGAGACGCGAGGCATCAAAGCCGACTGGACTGCTTTGGTAGACGGCTGGCGCGCGGTCTATGCCGGCTCGATGGACGAAGTGCGCAAGCACCCCGAGCGCGGCTACATGATCCTCGACACGCTGCACCGGCAGTCTTTGGAAAAGCTGGTTGCGCAGTTCAAGATTTCGGGCCTCACCGAGGCCGACCTGCATCACCTGACCATGGGCTGGCATCGGCTTCATGCCTGGCCCGACACCGTGGCTGGACTGACGCGGCTGAAGACGAAATACATCATCTCGCCGCTGTCCAACGGCAATGTGGCGTTGCTCACCGACATGGCGAAGTTCGCGAGGTTGCCCTGGGACCTGATCATGTCGGCCGAACTGTTCGAGCATTACAAGCCCGATCCGGAGACCTATCTCGGCGCCGCAAAGCTGCTTTGCCTGCCGCCGGAGCAGGTGATGATGGTGGCCGCGCACAACAACGACCTGAAGGCCGCGCAGCAACTGGGACTGAAGACCGCTTTCGTGGCGCGGCCGACCGAATACGGCCCGCACCAGAAATACGATTTCGAGGCCAACGGCGACTGGGATATCGTCGCCAAGGATTTTAACGGGATAGCCGAGCGAATGGGCTGTTAG
- a CDS encoding GNAT family N-acetyltransferase: MAGNVVIRPIGEDEREAWNPLWAGYLTFYKTALAQDVSDLTWTRFHDPGEPMFALGGYVDGNLAGFAHYLFHRSTWAPHRYCYLEDLFVAESARGRGLGRALIEAVYEKAGAANSSRVYWLTQSSNTQARALYDTVADNLGFIQYRKVL; this comes from the coding sequence ATGGCTGGCAATGTGGTGATCCGGCCGATCGGCGAAGACGAGCGTGAAGCGTGGAACCCGCTATGGGCGGGTTACCTCACCTTCTACAAGACGGCGCTGGCACAGGACGTCAGCGATCTCACGTGGACGAGGTTTCACGATCCGGGCGAGCCGATGTTCGCGCTGGGCGGATATGTCGACGGCAACCTGGCGGGGTTCGCCCATTACCTTTTTCATCGTTCGACCTGGGCTCCCCACCGATACTGTTATCTGGAAGATCTGTTTGTCGCGGAATCGGCGCGGGGCAGAGGGCTCGGACGGGCACTGATCGAGGCGGTTTACGAGAAGGCCGGGGCGGCGAATTCGAGCCGCGTCTATTGGCTTACGCAATCGAGCAACACGCAGGCGCGCGCACTCTACGACACGGTCGCCGACAATCTCGGCTTCATCCAGTACCGCAAGGTGCTCTAA
- the glpX gene encoding class II fructose-bisphosphatase codes for MSTHISVPPQLLLERILTLEIVRVTERAAVSAARLRGHGNEKAADQAAVDAMRRELNKLPIEGTIVIGEGERDEAPMLFIGEKVGINAGPQVDIAVDPLEGTTLCAKNMPGAIATMAMADGGTLLHAPDVYMQKIAVGPGYAKGVVELDASPADNVHRLAKAKGVPPSAITVLVLERLRHADIINGVRSTGAAVRLITDGDVAGVIHCADPDNTGVDMYIGTGGAPEGVLAAAALRCIGGQMQCRLILDNEEQRERAHKMGVSDPRMIYGIEDMVKGDCLFAATGVTDGSLLSGVKFRKDVIQTETVVMRSVTGTVRYIKAEHRQLEKFHLD; via the coding sequence ATGTCGACCCATATTTCCGTTCCGCCGCAGCTGCTGCTGGAGCGCATCCTGACGCTCGAGATCGTGCGGGTGACGGAGCGCGCGGCGGTGTCTGCAGCCAGGCTGCGTGGCCACGGCAACGAGAAGGCCGCCGACCAGGCCGCCGTCGACGCGATGCGGCGCGAGCTCAACAAGTTGCCGATCGAAGGCACCATCGTGATCGGCGAGGGCGAACGTGACGAGGCGCCGATGCTGTTCATCGGCGAGAAGGTCGGCATCAATGCCGGGCCGCAAGTCGATATCGCCGTCGATCCGCTCGAGGGCACCACGCTGTGCGCCAAGAACATGCCGGGGGCGATCGCGACCATGGCGATGGCCGATGGCGGCACGCTACTGCACGCGCCCGACGTCTACATGCAGAAGATCGCGGTCGGCCCGGGCTACGCCAAGGGCGTGGTCGAACTCGACGCATCGCCCGCCGACAACGTTCACCGCCTCGCCAAGGCGAAAGGTGTGCCGCCGTCCGCGATCACAGTGCTGGTGCTCGAACGCCTGCGTCACGCCGACATCATCAACGGCGTGCGCTCGACGGGCGCCGCGGTGCGCCTGATCACCGACGGCGACGTTGCCGGCGTCATCCATTGCGCTGATCCTGACAATACGGGCGTCGACATGTATATCGGCACCGGCGGCGCGCCCGAGGGCGTGCTGGCGGCGGCGGCGTTGCGGTGCATCGGCGGCCAGATGCAGTGCCGGCTCATTCTTGACAACGAGGAGCAACGTGAGCGCGCCCACAAGATGGGCGTCAGCGATCCGCGCATGATTTACGGCATCGAGGACATGGTGAAGGGCGACTGTTTGTTCGCCGCCACCGGCGTTACCGACGGTTCGCTGCTGTCGGGAGTCAAGTTCCGCAAGGATGTGATCCAGACCGAGACCGTGGTGATGCGTTCGGTCACCGGCACCGTGCGCTACATCAAGGCCGAACACCGGCAGCTCGAGAAATTCCACCTCGATTGA
- a CDS encoding homoserine dehydrogenase yields the protein MVAPLKVGIAGLGTVGAEVVRLIEEQSRTLSARCGRGVRVVAVTARSKVKKRKLDLRGIEWARSPLALASDPGIDCFVELMGGSGDPALSAIEAALKSGKSVVTANKALIAKHGLRLAHAAEKHGGALNFEAAVGAAIPVVKTLREGLAGTGINRVYGILNGTCNYILTRMEQEGLSFAECLKDAQRLGYAEANPSFDVDGHDTAQKLAILASLAFGTKVAQGAVYVEGISSIAPEDLRAAEELGYRVKLLGVAVRTAKGIEQRVHPTMVPKTSSIAQVMGVTNAVTIDGEGIPPITLVGPGAGGAATASAVLADIADVARGIRAKPFGRPVDKLRATKKAPMERHEGGYYIRLMARDLAGTAATIATRLAEQKISLESIVQRHPDGVGANGTAKKASPVPVILITYATSEDAVYRALEAVQRDKVISGRPQVIRIEKN from the coding sequence ATGGTCGCACCCCTGAAAGTGGGTATTGCGGGGCTCGGCACTGTTGGCGCCGAAGTCGTCCGCCTCATCGAAGAGCAGAGCCGGACGCTGTCGGCGCGCTGCGGACGCGGCGTGCGCGTGGTCGCCGTCACCGCGCGTTCCAAGGTGAAGAAGCGCAAGCTCGACCTGCGCGGCATCGAATGGGCCAGGAGCCCGCTGGCGCTGGCCAGCGATCCCGGCATCGATTGCTTCGTCGAATTGATGGGCGGTTCCGGCGATCCCGCGCTGTCGGCGATCGAGGCGGCGCTGAAATCCGGCAAGTCGGTGGTGACCGCCAACAAGGCGCTGATCGCCAAGCATGGATTGCGCCTGGCCCATGCCGCCGAAAAACACGGCGGCGCGCTGAATTTCGAGGCGGCGGTCGGCGCCGCCATTCCGGTGGTCAAGACCCTGCGCGAGGGTCTCGCCGGCACCGGCATCAATCGCGTCTACGGCATTCTCAACGGCACCTGCAATTACATCCTGACGAGGATGGAACAGGAAGGGTTGTCGTTCGCCGAATGCCTGAAGGACGCGCAGCGCCTCGGCTATGCCGAGGCCAACCCGTCGTTCGACGTCGATGGCCACGACACCGCGCAGAAGCTTGCCATTCTGGCCAGTCTCGCCTTCGGCACCAAGGTGGCGCAGGGCGCGGTCTATGTCGAAGGCATCTCCTCGATCGCGCCGGAAGATCTGCGCGCCGCGGAAGAGCTCGGCTACCGCGTCAAGCTGCTCGGGGTCGCGGTGCGCACCGCCAAGGGCATCGAGCAGCGCGTGCATCCGACCATGGTGCCGAAGACGTCCTCGATCGCGCAGGTGATGGGGGTCACCAACGCCGTGACCATCGACGGCGAGGGCATTCCGCCGATTACGCTGGTCGGTCCGGGCGCCGGAGGTGCAGCGACCGCGTCCGCCGTGCTCGCCGACATCGCCGATGTCGCGCGCGGCATCCGCGCCAAGCCATTTGGCCGGCCGGTCGACAAATTGCGCGCGACCAAGAAGGCGCCGATGGAGCGTCATGAGGGCGGCTACTACATCCGCCTGATGGCGCGCGATCTCGCCGGCACCGCCGCCACCATCGCTACCCGGCTTGCCGAGCAGAAGATCTCGCTGGAGTCGATCGTGCAGCGCCATCCTGACGGCGTTGGCGCCAACGGTACGGCGAAGAAGGCTTCACCGGTTCCGGTCATTCTGATTACCTATGCCACCAGCGAGGACGCGGTCTATCGCGCGCTGGAAGCGGTCCAGCGCGACAAGGTGATCAGCGGCCGGCCGCAGGTGATACGGATCGAAAAGAACTAG